In a genomic window of Micromonospora cremea:
- a CDS encoding WhiB family transcriptional regulator: MSNVRRLPGPIVDLWDWQRLGACRGRDSAQFFHPDGERGSSRLRRESAAKTVCRACPVRAECAAHALSVREPYGVWGGFSESERLRLLAVGWEDLADRRQARVDVARLEARLGRPHKSTVPAQRNVA, translated from the coding sequence ATGTCGAACGTACGTAGACTGCCCGGACCCATCGTCGATCTCTGGGACTGGCAGCGGCTCGGTGCCTGCCGAGGGCGGGACAGCGCCCAGTTCTTCCACCCCGACGGTGAGCGGGGATCCTCCCGACTGCGTCGGGAGTCCGCCGCCAAGACCGTCTGCCGCGCCTGCCCGGTTCGCGCCGAGTGCGCCGCGCACGCGTTGTCGGTCCGCGAGCCGTACGGCGTGTGGGGCGGCTTCAGCGAGTCGGAGCGGCTGCGCCTGCTCGCCGTCGGCTGGGAGGACCTGGCGGACCGCCGCCAGGCTCGGGTCGACGTGGCCCGCCTGGAGGCCCGGCTGGGCCGTCCGCACAAGTCCACCGTCCCGGCCCAGCGCAACGTCGCCTGA
- a CDS encoding LysR substrate-binding domain-containing protein codes for MEIREMRAFVAVAEEGSLSAAARRLHVSQPALSQSMNALERQLGVQLLIRGSTGVQATEAGMTLLDEARAVLARHDQAVAAVARHTSVGDRVLRLGIPLELPTDLLSQPLADLAAAYPGTRVQVRHMSTAAQVAALRAGDIDVGLVRERPIGPDLDAVLVVEERLGVLLTAEHAAKIAGPDGIRLDALAGLSWVGFPRSGSPAWYDELTAILRSHGLDLGPAAPEGQELIAAVKLAAVTAGAAFALAPPNWSPPIPDPVIWSLLVGNPLVRRTWAAWPADSHRRDLGYFIAALELRGPE; via the coding sequence GTGGAAATACGGGAAATGCGGGCGTTCGTCGCGGTCGCTGAGGAGGGGAGCCTGTCCGCGGCCGCGCGCAGACTGCACGTGAGCCAGCCCGCCCTGTCGCAGAGCATGAACGCGTTGGAGCGACAACTCGGCGTGCAGCTGCTGATTCGTGGCAGCACCGGAGTGCAGGCCACCGAGGCGGGCATGACGTTGCTCGACGAGGCTCGCGCGGTGCTCGCCCGGCACGACCAGGCGGTCGCCGCCGTCGCCCGGCACACGTCCGTCGGCGACCGCGTGCTCAGGCTCGGGATTCCGCTGGAACTCCCCACCGACCTGCTCTCCCAGCCGCTGGCGGACCTCGCCGCGGCGTACCCGGGCACCCGGGTGCAGGTCCGCCACATGTCCACCGCGGCACAGGTCGCCGCACTGCGGGCTGGCGACATCGACGTCGGACTGGTCCGGGAACGGCCGATCGGCCCGGACCTGGACGCTGTGCTGGTCGTCGAGGAACGACTGGGTGTGCTGCTGACCGCCGAACACGCCGCGAAGATCGCCGGGCCCGACGGGATCCGCCTGGACGCACTGGCCGGGCTGAGCTGGGTGGGCTTCCCCCGCTCCGGAAGCCCCGCCTGGTACGACGAACTCACCGCGATCCTGCGCAGCCACGGGCTCGATCTCGGACCGGCCGCGCCGGAAGGACAGGAACTCATCGCCGCGGTGAAGCTCGCCGCGGTGACCGCCGGCGCGGCCTTCGCGTTGGCGCCACCCAACTGGTCACCACCGATTCCCGATCCGGTCATCTGGTCACTGCTGGTCGGGAATCCCCTGGTCCGGCGTACCTGGGCGGCCTGGCCGGCCGACTCCCACCGGCGGGACCTCGGCTATTTCATCGCCGCGCTGGAGTTGCGGGGCCCGGAGTAG
- a CDS encoding SDR family NAD(P)-dependent oxidoreductase — MTDLRGKSALVTGGNSGIGRATAMALATLGAHVVISGRDETRGGDVVREIRAAGGQADFLVADLRDEASARSLAARTRELVGQVDVLVNNAGIYPFGPTEQTTEQDFDSVFALNVKAPYFLVAELAPEMAKRGHGAIINLTTMVAEFGQAGMSLYGSSKAALVLLTKSWAAEYGPQGVRVNAVSPGPTRTEGTAGMGDNLDQLATMAPAGRPGSAEEIAEAVAFLATERSSFVHGAVLPVDGGRIAV; from the coding sequence ATGACAGACCTTCGAGGAAAGTCGGCGCTGGTGACCGGCGGCAACAGCGGCATCGGCCGGGCGACGGCGATGGCGCTGGCCACGCTCGGCGCCCACGTGGTGATCTCCGGGCGGGACGAGACCCGGGGCGGCGACGTGGTCCGGGAGATCCGTGCGGCGGGCGGTCAGGCGGACTTCCTGGTCGCCGACCTGCGGGACGAGGCGTCGGCCCGGTCCCTGGCCGCGCGGACCAGGGAGCTGGTCGGGCAGGTGGACGTACTGGTCAACAACGCCGGTATCTACCCGTTCGGTCCCACTGAGCAGACCACCGAGCAGGACTTCGACTCGGTGTTCGCGCTGAACGTGAAGGCCCCGTACTTCCTGGTCGCCGAACTCGCGCCGGAGATGGCGAAGCGCGGCCACGGCGCGATCATCAACCTGACGACCATGGTCGCCGAGTTCGGTCAGGCGGGGATGAGCCTCTACGGGTCGAGCAAGGCCGCGCTGGTCCTGCTCACCAAGTCCTGGGCCGCCGAGTACGGACCTCAGGGCGTCCGGGTGAACGCGGTCAGCCCCGGCCCGACGCGCACCGAGGGCACCGCCGGCATGGGCGACAACCTTGACCAGCTGGCCACCATGGCACCGGCCGGCCGGCCGGGCTCGGCCGAGGAGATCGCCGAGGCGGTCGCCTTCCTGGCCACCGAGCGGTCCAGCTTCGTGCACGGCGCGGTGCTGCCCGTCGACGGTGGACGCATCGCCGTCTGA
- a CDS encoding low temperature requirement protein A has product MEAGRGGRRSLIHGYGVARRASWLELFFDLVFVVAVLRLGQRLVDDPTAHGVLVFAGLISAIWWLWFSFSYFADLFDDDRPPSRLAQLTAMLGVLALAASLPGEAAANASRFAVIYALLLALLTAMYAVVGWLDVEAREFCWWNAAGFLAAAGLWCGSLLVSPPVQYGIWGVALVVNAAIAGPLAYAVVRRAPTQKSHMPERFGLFTIVVLGEAVLAVANGIDATGWRGVSVAIGIGGFVIASGVWWVYFIATFDSEAGNRVLRAGRQAVVRSYFYAYGHLLVYAAIVTAGVAVELAAEEAAHRGPGHDVAGRLLGGSQLAMIVGCVIIYRGISLSVGRPVALAQAGVGLVALVVALGGLPPLVAVWLTAAAWVVLAVVEQRAASGRSR; this is encoded by the coding sequence GTGGAGGCAGGGCGTGGCGGTAGGCGCTCCCTGATCCATGGCTACGGCGTGGCGCGCCGGGCCAGCTGGCTGGAGCTCTTCTTCGACCTGGTGTTCGTGGTCGCGGTGCTCCGGCTCGGTCAGCGGCTGGTGGACGATCCGACGGCCCACGGAGTGCTGGTCTTCGCCGGTCTGATCAGCGCGATCTGGTGGTTGTGGTTCAGCTTCTCCTATTTCGCCGATCTCTTCGACGACGACCGTCCGCCGAGCCGCCTGGCGCAGCTGACCGCGATGCTCGGGGTCCTCGCGTTGGCAGCTTCCCTCCCCGGTGAGGCCGCTGCGAACGCCAGCCGCTTCGCGGTGATCTACGCGCTGCTGCTGGCGCTGCTCACCGCGATGTACGCGGTCGTGGGCTGGCTCGATGTCGAGGCACGGGAATTCTGCTGGTGGAACGCCGCCGGCTTCCTGGCCGCCGCCGGGCTCTGGTGCGGCTCGCTCCTGGTGTCCCCACCCGTGCAGTACGGCATCTGGGGCGTCGCACTCGTCGTCAACGCCGCGATCGCCGGGCCACTGGCCTACGCCGTGGTGCGCCGGGCGCCGACGCAGAAGTCCCACATGCCCGAGCGGTTCGGTCTCTTCACCATCGTCGTGCTGGGTGAGGCGGTCCTGGCGGTCGCCAACGGGATCGACGCCACGGGGTGGCGGGGTGTCTCGGTGGCGATCGGGATCGGCGGTTTCGTCATCGCCAGCGGGGTGTGGTGGGTGTATTTCATCGCCACCTTCGACAGCGAGGCGGGAAACAGGGTGCTGCGCGCCGGGCGGCAGGCGGTGGTCCGAAGCTACTTCTACGCGTACGGTCACCTGCTGGTCTACGCGGCGATCGTGACCGCCGGTGTCGCCGTCGAACTGGCGGCGGAGGAGGCGGCCCACCGAGGGCCCGGACATGACGTGGCGGGGCGGCTGCTGGGCGGCAGTCAGCTGGCCATGATCGTCGGCTGCGTCATCATCTACCGGGGAATCAGCCTGTCGGTCGGCCGCCCGGTGGCGCTGGCTCAGGCCGGGGTGGGACTCGTCGCGCTGGTGGTCGCGCTGGGGGGACTGCCGCCGCTGGTGGCGGTGTGGCTCACTGCGGCGGCCTGGGTGGTGCTGGCAGTCGTCGAACAACGTGCCGCGTCGGGCCGGTCTCGCTGA
- a CDS encoding molybdopterin-dependent oxidoreductase, with the protein MSTTSRRYAALAGVTAAAIAIGIAEPVAVLTGPRSAPLVAVGGVVVDAVPESLKQLAIDIFGTADKIALLVGTALLLGAFAALLGMLAARRLALGLTGIAAFAAVGAAAALTRSGADAADALPSLAGGGLGALVLWMFIAGPLELDPWPWSPPTPIAPRDEAPQAPVSPAGPMTSDHLPVPVTPAAPPEPDVPSGRAPGEGVEPESRRRFLTGAGVLLGTAAVAGLGGRWLAGWRGVSAAREAIRLPAPVAPAPALPAGADLSMAQLAPYVTPNFGFYRIDTALVVPQVDPATWRLRIHGRVRTERTYSYADLLARPLVERYITLACVSNEVGGDLIGNARWLGVPLRELLDEVEPEEDADQVVGRSVDGWTCGTPTALLRDGRNALLAIGMNGEPLPVEHGFPVRVVVPGLYGYVSACKWVTELELTRFADFDAYWVPRGWSAQGPIKTQSRIDAPRARNRLTTGPITVAGVAWAQHRGIRRVEVRVDGGPWQEAELAPTVSVDTWVQWSWRWDATPGEHRLQVRATDETGETQTERAQGVVPDGATGWHTVTVTVR; encoded by the coding sequence ATGAGCACCACGTCGCGGCGGTACGCCGCGCTGGCCGGAGTCACCGCCGCCGCCATCGCGATCGGGATCGCGGAACCGGTGGCGGTGCTGACCGGGCCCCGGTCGGCGCCGCTGGTCGCGGTCGGCGGGGTGGTCGTCGACGCCGTCCCGGAGTCGCTGAAGCAGCTCGCCATCGACATCTTCGGCACCGCCGACAAGATCGCCCTCCTGGTCGGCACCGCGCTGCTGCTGGGCGCGTTCGCCGCGCTGCTCGGGATGCTGGCGGCGCGCCGGTTGGCCCTCGGCCTGACCGGGATCGCGGCGTTCGCCGCCGTCGGTGCGGCCGCCGCGCTGACCCGTTCCGGCGCGGACGCCGCCGACGCGCTGCCGTCGCTGGCCGGCGGCGGTCTCGGCGCCCTGGTGCTCTGGATGTTCATCGCCGGTCCGCTGGAGCTGGACCCCTGGCCCTGGTCCCCGCCGACGCCGATCGCACCCCGCGACGAGGCACCGCAGGCGCCGGTGTCGCCGGCCGGCCCGATGACGTCGGACCACCTCCCGGTGCCGGTGACCCCAGCCGCGCCGCCGGAGCCGGACGTGCCGAGCGGGCGGGCGCCCGGCGAGGGCGTCGAGCCGGAGTCACGGCGGCGGTTCCTAACCGGTGCCGGAGTGCTGCTCGGCACGGCCGCGGTGGCCGGTCTCGGCGGGCGCTGGCTGGCCGGGTGGCGCGGAGTGTCCGCCGCCCGGGAGGCGATCCGCCTGCCCGCGCCGGTCGCCCCCGCACCGGCCCTGCCGGCCGGCGCGGACCTCTCGATGGCCCAGCTCGCGCCGTACGTCACCCCGAACTTCGGGTTCTACCGGATCGACACCGCGCTGGTGGTGCCGCAGGTGGACCCGGCGACCTGGCGGCTGCGGATCCACGGGCGGGTCCGTACCGAGCGCACCTACAGCTACGCCGACCTGCTGGCCCGGCCGCTGGTCGAGCGGTACATCACGCTGGCCTGCGTCTCCAACGAGGTGGGCGGGGACCTGATCGGCAACGCCCGCTGGCTCGGCGTACCCCTGCGCGAGCTGCTGGACGAGGTCGAGCCGGAGGAGGACGCCGACCAGGTCGTCGGCCGGTCGGTCGACGGCTGGACGTGTGGCACCCCCACCGCCCTGCTGCGCGACGGGCGGAACGCGCTACTGGCGATCGGCATGAACGGCGAGCCGCTGCCGGTCGAGCACGGCTTCCCGGTCCGGGTGGTGGTGCCCGGCCTCTACGGCTACGTGTCCGCCTGCAAGTGGGTCACCGAGCTGGAGCTGACCCGGTTCGCCGACTTCGACGCGTACTGGGTGCCGCGGGGCTGGTCGGCCCAGGGGCCGATCAAGACACAGTCGCGGATCGACGCGCCCCGGGCGCGCAACCGGCTGACCACCGGCCCGATCACCGTGGCCGGGGTGGCGTGGGCGCAGCATCGGGGCATCCGCCGGGTCGAGGTACGCGTCGACGGCGGGCCCTGGCAGGAGGCGGAACTGGCCCCGACGGTGTCGGTGGACACCTGGGTCCAGTGGTCGTGGCGCTGGGACGCCACGCCGGGCGAGCACCGGCTCCAGGTCCGGGCTACCGACGAGACCGGCGAGACCCAGACCGAGCGCGCCCAGGGCGTCGTCCCGGACGGCGCGACCGGCTGGCACACCGTCACCGTCACCGTCCGCTGA
- the groL gene encoding chaperonin GroEL (60 kDa chaperone family; promotes refolding of misfolded polypeptides especially under stressful conditions; forms two stacked rings of heptamers to form a barrel-shaped 14mer; ends can be capped by GroES; misfolded proteins enter the barrel where they are refolded when GroES binds) — MAKILSFSDDARHLLEHGVNALADAVKVTLGPRGRNVVLDKKFGAPTITNDGVTIAKEIELTNPYENLGAQLVKEVATKTNDVAGDGTTTATVLAQAMVREGLRNVTAGTNPAGLKRGIDAAATKISEALLGRAAEVTGKESIANVATISAQDSTIGELIAEAMERVGRDGVITVEEGSALTTELDVTEGLQFDKGFISPNFVTDLEGQESVLEDAYVLVTTQKISAIEELLPLLEKVLQNSKPLLIIAEDVDGQALSTLVVNSLRKTLKVCAVKAPGFGDRRKAMLQDIAISTGAELVAPELGYKLDQVGLEVLGTARRVVVDKENTTIVDGGGQKADVADRVAQIRKEIEASDSDWDREKLAERLAKLSGGIAVIKVGAATEVEMKERKHRIEDAIAATKAAVEEGTVPGGGAALVQILPVLDDDLGFTGDEKVGVSIVRKSLVEPLRWIAQNAGHDGYVVTQKVADMQWGNGLDAAAGEYVDLVKAGIIDPVKVTRNAVTNAASIAGLLLTTESLVVEKPEQAEPAAAGGHGHGHGHQHGPGF; from the coding sequence ATGGCGAAGATCCTGAGCTTCTCGGACGACGCCCGGCACCTGCTGGAGCACGGTGTCAACGCCCTCGCTGACGCGGTCAAGGTCACCCTCGGCCCGCGCGGGCGCAACGTCGTCCTGGACAAGAAATTCGGTGCGCCGACGATCACCAACGATGGTGTGACCATCGCCAAGGAGATCGAGCTCACCAATCCCTACGAGAACCTCGGCGCGCAGCTGGTCAAGGAGGTGGCGACCAAGACCAACGACGTCGCCGGCGACGGGACCACCACCGCGACCGTGCTGGCCCAGGCCATGGTCCGCGAGGGCCTGCGCAACGTGACCGCCGGGACCAACCCGGCCGGGCTCAAGCGCGGCATCGACGCGGCGGCCACCAAGATCTCTGAGGCGCTGCTCGGCCGGGCCGCGGAGGTCACCGGCAAGGAGTCGATCGCGAACGTGGCGACGATCTCCGCGCAGGACTCCACCATCGGCGAGCTGATCGCCGAGGCGATGGAGCGGGTCGGCCGCGACGGCGTCATCACCGTCGAGGAAGGCTCCGCGCTCACCACCGAGCTGGACGTGACCGAGGGTCTCCAGTTCGACAAGGGCTTCATCTCGCCGAACTTCGTCACCGACCTGGAGGGTCAGGAGTCCGTCCTCGAGGACGCGTACGTCCTGGTCACCACCCAGAAGATCTCGGCGATCGAGGAGCTGCTGCCGCTGCTGGAGAAGGTCTTGCAGAACAGCAAGCCCCTGCTGATCATCGCCGAGGACGTGGACGGCCAGGCGCTCTCCACCCTGGTGGTCAACTCGCTGCGCAAGACCCTCAAGGTCTGCGCGGTCAAGGCCCCGGGCTTCGGTGACCGGCGCAAGGCGATGCTCCAGGACATCGCGATCTCCACGGGCGCCGAGCTGGTCGCCCCGGAGTTGGGCTACAAGCTCGACCAGGTTGGCCTGGAGGTGCTCGGCACCGCCCGCCGCGTCGTGGTCGACAAGGAGAACACCACGATCGTCGACGGTGGCGGCCAGAAGGCCGACGTCGCCGACCGGGTGGCTCAGATCCGCAAGGAGATCGAGGCCTCCGACTCCGACTGGGACCGGGAGAAGCTGGCCGAGCGGCTGGCGAAGCTCTCCGGTGGCATCGCCGTGATCAAGGTGGGCGCGGCGACCGAGGTCGAGATGAAGGAGCGCAAGCACCGCATCGAGGACGCCATCGCGGCGACCAAGGCTGCGGTCGAGGAGGGCACCGTGCCCGGCGGCGGCGCCGCCCTGGTGCAGATCCTTCCGGTGCTCGACGACGACCTGGGCTTCACCGGTGACGAGAAGGTCGGCGTCTCGATCGTGCGCAAGTCGCTGGTCGAGCCGCTGCGCTGGATCGCGCAGAACGCCGGCCATGACGGCTACGTCGTGACCCAGAAGGTCGCCGACATGCAGTGGGGCAACGGCCTCGACGCCGCCGCCGGCGAGTACGTCGACCTGGTCAAGGCCGGCATCATCGACCCGGTGAAGGTGACCCGCAACGCGGTCACCAACGCCGCCTCGATCGCCGGCCTGCTGCTCACCACGGAGAGCCTCGTGGTGGAGAAGCCGGAGCAGGCCGAGCCGGCCGCAGCCGGTGGGCACGGCCACGGTCACGGCCACCAGCACGGCCCGGGCTTCTGA
- the groES gene encoding co-chaperone GroES, whose amino-acid sequence MPVTTATKVAIKPLEDRIVVQANEAETTTASGIVIPDTAKEKPQEGTVLAVGPGRIDDNGNRVPLDVKVGDTVLYSKYGGTEVKYAGEEYLVLSARDVLAVIEK is encoded by the coding sequence ATGCCCGTGACTACCGCGACCAAGGTTGCGATCAAGCCGCTCGAGGACCGGATCGTGGTCCAGGCGAACGAGGCTGAGACCACCACGGCGTCGGGCATCGTGATCCCCGACACCGCCAAGGAGAAGCCGCAGGAGGGCACCGTCCTCGCTGTCGGCCCGGGCCGGATCGACGACAACGGCAACCGTGTGCCGCTCGACGTCAAGGTCGGCGACACCGTTCTCTACTCGAAGTACGGCGGCACCGAGGTCAAGTACGCCGGCGAGGAGTACCTGGTGCTCTCCGCCCGCGACGTCCTCGCGGTCATCGAGAAGTAA
- a CDS encoding helix-turn-helix domain-containing protein, with the protein MSRIPTLTFLHEQLRRARQARGLSQEELGKLINYSSSYVSAVETGQSPVKPDYVARIDSTLDTGGLFTGMLELIRFHAAPDWFRPWDENEREAAALRWYDPTVIPGLLQPEGHARAMLGVLGELTADEVETRVVARLARQALLTAEPRPHLVAVLEEHTLRRQLGDREIMREQLQHLLAVGTAPNVQVRVVPADAPWYIGLHGPFILARLQSGAELVHLDNQLRGPTVDSPNDVAALERRWEPVTGEALPCRQSARLLEEVVQTWA; encoded by the coding sequence GTGTCCCGGATACCGACACTGACGTTCCTGCACGAACAGCTACGCCGCGCACGCCAGGCGCGCGGGCTCAGCCAGGAGGAGCTGGGCAAGCTGATCAACTACTCATCGTCGTACGTGAGTGCGGTCGAGACCGGGCAGAGCCCGGTCAAGCCGGACTACGTCGCCCGCATCGACTCGACCCTGGATACCGGCGGTCTCTTCACCGGCATGCTGGAGCTGATCCGCTTCCACGCCGCGCCCGACTGGTTCCGCCCGTGGGACGAGAACGAGCGGGAGGCGGCGGCGCTGCGCTGGTACGACCCGACGGTGATTCCCGGCCTGCTCCAGCCCGAGGGGCACGCGCGGGCGATGCTCGGTGTGCTCGGCGAGCTGACCGCCGACGAGGTGGAGACGCGGGTGGTGGCCCGGCTCGCCCGCCAGGCCCTGCTGACCGCCGAGCCGCGTCCGCACCTCGTGGCGGTGCTGGAGGAGCACACGCTGCGCCGGCAACTCGGCGATCGGGAGATCATGCGCGAGCAGCTACAGCATCTGCTGGCCGTGGGCACCGCACCGAACGTGCAGGTCCGGGTCGTGCCGGCCGACGCCCCCTGGTACATCGGGCTCCACGGCCCCTTCATCCTGGCCCGGCTCCAGAGTGGGGCCGAGCTGGTCCACCTGGACAACCAGCTCCGGGGGCCGACCGTGGACAGCCCGAACGACGTTGCCGCCCTGGAGCGGCGCTGGGAGCCTGTGACCGGCGAGGCGCTGCCATGCCGGCAGTCCGCCCGGCTGCTCGAGGAAGTGGTGCAGACATGGGCCTGA
- a CDS encoding DUF397 domain-containing protein — MGLTHATWRKSSRSTNNGGACVEVADNLPGVVAVRDSKDPTGPVLTFTPASWRAFVAATPTD; from the coding sequence ATGGGCCTGACCCACGCCACCTGGCGCAAGTCCTCCCGCAGCACCAACAACGGTGGCGCCTGCGTCGAGGTCGCCGACAACCTGCCCGGCGTGGTCGCCGTGCGCGACAGCAAGGACCCGACCGGGCCGGTGCTCACCTTCACCCCGGCGAGCTGGCGGGCGTTCGTCGCCGCTACGCCCACCGACTGA
- the ybaK gene encoding Cys-tRNA(Pro) deacylase encodes MAGQGTPATALLVKRGIAHRTHPYRVAPDTPNYGALVAAALGVPPERVFKSLVTEVDGALTVAVVPVTGELDLKALAAAVGGKRAALAERAVAERATGYVRGGISPLGQRRRLPTVLDESALDLPTIYVSAGRRGLQLEMTAADLVALTEARTAALQTR; translated from the coding sequence GTGGCGGGACAGGGCACTCCGGCAACGGCACTGCTGGTCAAGCGCGGGATCGCGCATCGCACCCACCCGTACCGGGTGGCGCCGGACACGCCGAACTACGGCGCGCTGGTGGCGGCGGCGCTCGGCGTGCCCCCGGAGCGGGTGTTCAAGTCGCTGGTGACCGAGGTCGACGGCGCGCTCACCGTCGCGGTCGTCCCGGTGACCGGCGAGCTCGACCTCAAGGCGCTCGCGGCGGCGGTCGGTGGCAAGCGGGCGGCGCTGGCCGAGCGGGCGGTCGCCGAGCGGGCGACCGGCTACGTGCGGGGCGGGATCAGCCCGCTCGGGCAGCGCCGGCGACTGCCCACCGTGCTGGACGAATCCGCGCTGGACCTGCCGACGATCTATGTCTCCGCTGGCCGGCGGGGTCTGCAACTCGAAATGACCGCGGCCGATCTCGTGGCGCTCACCGAGGCGCGCACGGCAGCGCTGCAGACCCGCTGA